A window of Pseudodesulfovibrio hydrargyri contains these coding sequences:
- a CDS encoding PTS system mannose/fructose/sorbose family transporter subunit IID, with the protein MAMAVHGIPPMRADTKTVAFLRSFLRCYLTGAAFNTRGMQNIGLMYAMLPGLQAIHEDPKDLRAALKRYARHYQSHPFWTPCMVGILLNVETTISAGHFPPRMLAKVKDTTSYTLSAIGDSVFAGSALIFWALSTICLLLTGFPVLAFAIGLVLFLGLQVFRAYTFVCGVKQGFRFLERLRHWDLINWGTKVKYANAALLLWLWTLIWPRPYDWWEFAVGLSALMLFGRYVRTGLLSRVLAVAVFVGLIELFPWLETMARNAFGL; encoded by the coding sequence ATGGCCATGGCGGTTCACGGCATCCCTCCCATGCGGGCCGACACCAAGACGGTGGCCTTCTTGCGCAGTTTCCTGCGCTGCTACCTGACCGGCGCGGCTTTCAACACGCGCGGCATGCAGAACATCGGCCTGATGTACGCCATGCTGCCGGGACTTCAAGCCATCCACGAGGATCCCAAGGATCTCAGGGCGGCGCTCAAGCGGTACGCCCGCCACTACCAGTCGCACCCGTTCTGGACCCCGTGCATGGTCGGCATCCTGCTCAACGTGGAGACGACCATCAGCGCGGGCCATTTCCCGCCGCGCATGCTGGCCAAGGTCAAGGACACCACCAGCTACACCCTGTCCGCCATCGGCGACTCGGTGTTCGCGGGCAGCGCCCTCATCTTCTGGGCACTGTCGACCATCTGCCTGCTCCTGACCGGCTTCCCGGTCCTGGCCTTCGCCATCGGCCTGGTCCTCTTCCTGGGGCTACAGGTCTTCCGCGCCTACACCTTCGTCTGCGGGGTCAAGCAGGGGTTCCGCTTCCTGGAGCGGCTCCGCCACTGGGACCTGATCAACTGGGGCACCAAGGTCAAGTACGCCAACGCGGCCCTGCTCCTCTGGCTGTGGACGCTCATCTGGCCGCGCCCGTACGACTGGTGGGAGTTCGCGGTCGGGCTGTCCGCGCTCATGCTCTTCGGCCGCTACGTGCGCACCGGCCTGCTCTCGCGGGTCCTTGCCGTGGCCGTTTTCGTGGGTCTCATAGAACTTTTCCCGTGGCTGGAGACCATGGCCAGAAACGCTTTTGGCTTGTGA
- a CDS encoding Gfo/Idh/MocA family protein: MLRYAMIGGGPGAFVGQVHRRALALNGQARLVAGCFSRDLEKSRVLGAELGLDGDRVYATPEELARLEAGDIDFAVVVTSNEAHYPNVKACLRSGINVMCDKPFTHTPAQARELVDLARERRLVLGVTYTYAGYPMVRQMREMIARGDVGEIRFVNCEYPQGWLAEPVETTGHIQASWRADPERGGGTLSLGDVGSHIEYLVPHVTGLTLTRLAARLDSLVEGRVLDDNGTILTEYDTGARGLYWYSQAATGAVNGLRLRVFGDQGGLEWFQEDPDHLRYTPLNEPARIITRGAPDLLPGAMAYSHTPAGHPEGWLLAFANIYQSFCATLAMGAAVDFPTGEDGLRGVEFIEACLESSRNGTAWVEVGAMGGA; this comes from the coding sequence ATGCTCAGATATGCCATGATCGGCGGCGGTCCCGGCGCGTTCGTCGGCCAGGTGCACCGGCGGGCCCTGGCCCTGAACGGACAGGCCCGGCTGGTGGCCGGATGCTTTTCCCGCGACTTGGAGAAGAGCCGCGTCCTGGGCGCGGAACTCGGCCTGGACGGGGACCGGGTCTACGCCACGCCCGAGGAACTGGCCCGGCTCGAGGCCGGGGACATCGATTTCGCGGTGGTGGTCACCTCCAACGAGGCCCATTATCCCAACGTCAAGGCGTGCCTGCGAAGCGGCATCAACGTCATGTGCGACAAGCCGTTCACGCACACCCCGGCCCAGGCCCGCGAACTGGTGGACCTGGCCCGCGAGCGGCGGCTGGTCCTGGGCGTGACCTACACCTACGCGGGCTATCCCATGGTCCGGCAGATGCGCGAGATGATCGCGCGCGGCGACGTGGGCGAGATCCGCTTCGTCAACTGCGAATATCCCCAGGGATGGCTGGCCGAGCCGGTCGAGACCACGGGCCACATTCAGGCCTCCTGGCGGGCCGACCCGGAGCGCGGCGGCGGGACCCTGTCCCTGGGCGACGTGGGCTCGCACATCGAATACCTGGTGCCCCACGTCACCGGCCTGACGCTGACCCGGCTGGCCGCCCGGCTCGACTCCCTGGTGGAGGGCCGGGTGCTGGACGACAACGGGACCATCCTGACCGAGTACGACACCGGCGCGCGCGGGCTGTACTGGTATTCCCAGGCGGCCACCGGCGCGGTCAATGGGCTGAGGCTGCGCGTGTTCGGCGACCAAGGCGGGCTGGAGTGGTTCCAGGAGGACCCGGACCACCTGCGCTACACGCCCCTGAACGAGCCCGCCCGGATCATCACCCGGGGCGCGCCCGACCTGCTGCCCGGGGCCATGGCCTATTCCCACACCCCGGCCGGACACCCCGAGGGGTGGCTGCTGGCGTTCGCCAACATCTACCAGTCGTTCTGCGCGACCCTGGCCATGGGCGCGGCCGTGGATTTCCCCACCGGGGAGGACGGACTGCGCGGAGTGGAGTTCATCGAGGCGTGCCTGGAGAGCTCGCGGAACGGCACCGCCTGGGTGGAGGTGGGGGCGATGGGAGGGGCGTAG
- a CDS encoding HPr family phosphocarrier protein, producing the protein MTDENTMTDESPGYLSRKVVVSSDNGLHARPAGRLAQEAQTFDSEISLVVDDQTVDAKSILDILTLAAGPGNMVELRAKGADAKAALDRLEALFLNKFEGA; encoded by the coding sequence ATGACGGATGAAAACACCATGACCGACGAGAGTCCCGGGTACTTATCCCGGAAAGTGGTTGTCTCCTCGGACAACGGGCTGCACGCCCGGCCCGCCGGACGGCTGGCCCAGGAGGCACAGACCTTCGATTCGGAGATATCCCTGGTCGTCGACGACCAGACGGTGGACGCCAAGTCCATCCTCGACATCCTGACCCTGGCCGCGGGCCCGGGCAATATGGTGGAACTGCGCGCCAAGGGCGCGGACGCCAAAGCCGCGCTGGACCGGCTCGAGGCGCTGTTCCTGAACAAATTCGAAGGGGCATAA
- the rsmI gene encoding 16S rRNA (cytidine(1402)-2'-O)-methyltransferase, which produces MSDTGTLYVVATPLGNADDLSPRARAILTDADVVLAEDTRRAGLLFQRLGLARHGRLVSFFEHNEDKKLPKVLDQLADGLSVALISDAGTPLLSDPGFTLVRACRDEGYRVTPVPGPSAPVTALSASGLPPLPYTFLGFPPRKKSQTEKMFRAHRDTGATLVLFERKTRLAGTLAIARDILGERDFCVARELTKEYEEFLRGNLGALDDFDFELRGELTVIIAPGKDDGEADEATIMERIAEETEAGGKPKEIARRVAERSEGWTAKAVYALMRD; this is translated from the coding sequence ATGAGCGATACCGGCACCCTGTACGTGGTGGCCACCCCCCTGGGCAACGCGGACGACCTGTCGCCCCGGGCGCGGGCGATACTGACGGACGCGGACGTGGTCCTGGCCGAAGACACCCGGCGGGCCGGGCTGCTCTTCCAGCGGCTGGGGCTGGCCCGCCACGGCAGGCTGGTCTCCTTTTTCGAGCACAACGAGGACAAGAAGCTGCCCAAGGTCCTGGACCAGCTGGCCGACGGACTGTCCGTGGCGCTCATCTCGGACGCGGGCACCCCGCTGTTGTCCGACCCCGGCTTCACCCTGGTCCGCGCCTGCCGCGACGAAGGCTACCGGGTCACCCCCGTGCCCGGCCCGTCCGCGCCGGTCACGGCCCTGTCCGCCTCCGGGCTGCCGCCCCTGCCCTACACCTTCCTGGGCTTTCCGCCGCGCAAGAAGAGCCAGACCGAAAAAATGTTTCGCGCACACCGCGACACCGGGGCCACCCTGGTCCTGTTCGAGCGCAAGACCCGCCTTGCGGGCACCCTGGCCATCGCCCGCGACATCCTGGGCGAGCGCGATTTCTGCGTGGCCCGCGAGCTGACCAAGGAGTACGAGGAATTCCTGCGCGGCAATCTCGGCGCGCTGGACGACTTCGACTTCGAGCTGCGCGGCGAGCTGACCGTGATCATCGCGCCCGGCAAGGACGACGGCGAGGCGGACGAGGCAACCATCATGGAGCGCATCGCCGAGGAGACCGAGGCCGGGGGCAAGCCCAAGGAGATCGCCCGGCGCGTGGCCGAGCGCAGCGAGGGCTGGACGGCCAAGGCGGTCTATGCCCTGATGCGCGATTGA
- the ptsP gene encoding phosphoenolpyruvate--protein phosphotransferase: MADSTLTGIPVATGIAIGKAFFVNRNHMANLPRQIVAAEDMPAEIERLRAAFKSVETELAAIREQVPEELKSHGSLIDTHLMMLKDPKLAGASEKYIETLGLNAAWALEKAVSDQEATFEAIKDQYIRERMQDVRVVAEKVQTKLMGVKTDLSSISGRAIIMAHDLTPADTVELQVDKIMAFATVRGGKTSHTGIMARSLGIPALVGVGRLEEVHDGDLVIIDGLTGKIVINPTESELAEYNERAALFEDYTRKIRRHCHLPAETFDGSRVMVQANIELVEEVTAVLDNGGEGVGLYRTEYAYLNRTTLPTEEELAEKYIDLAAIMSPRKVVFRTLDLGSDKFIASYGELNETNPAMGLRAIRFCLKNPQLFKTQLRAILRASAYGNVSLMFPMISGVKEVRQAKAWLAQAKAELRREGVDYDPDMPIGTMIELPAAVMIAEFLAHEVDFFSIGTNDLIQYSIGVDRTNRHVSYLYQPLHPATLRAIKLVVDAAHQAGIEVSLCGEVASDPFCVPILLGMGIDSISMTPQAIPGIKRIIRQTNMHDCRLLLKDVLECRTVSRINNLVMDNIFKHFPEEVTFFSSLLENDELPS, translated from the coding sequence ATGGCTGACTCGACCCTCACGGGCATACCGGTCGCCACCGGCATCGCCATCGGCAAGGCCTTTTTCGTCAACCGGAACCACATGGCGAACCTGCCCCGGCAGATCGTCGCCGCCGAAGACATGCCCGCGGAGATCGAGCGTCTCCGCGCCGCCTTCAAGTCCGTGGAGACGGAACTGGCCGCCATCCGCGAGCAGGTCCCGGAGGAACTCAAGAGCCACGGCTCGCTCATCGACACCCATCTGATGATGCTCAAGGACCCCAAGCTGGCCGGGGCCTCCGAAAAATACATCGAGACCCTGGGCCTGAACGCGGCCTGGGCCCTGGAAAAGGCCGTGTCCGACCAGGAGGCCACCTTCGAGGCCATCAAGGACCAGTACATCCGCGAGCGCATGCAGGACGTGCGCGTGGTCGCGGAAAAGGTCCAGACCAAGCTCATGGGCGTGAAGACCGACCTGTCCTCCATCTCGGGCCGGGCCATCATCATGGCCCACGACCTGACCCCGGCGGACACCGTCGAGCTCCAGGTGGACAAGATCATGGCCTTTGCCACCGTGCGCGGCGGCAAGACCTCGCACACGGGCATCATGGCCCGGTCGCTGGGCATCCCCGCCCTGGTCGGCGTGGGCCGCCTGGAGGAGGTCCACGACGGCGACCTGGTGATCATCGACGGCCTGACCGGCAAGATCGTCATCAACCCCACCGAGTCGGAACTGGCCGAATACAACGAGCGGGCCGCCCTGTTCGAGGACTACACCCGCAAGATCCGCCGCCACTGCCACCTGCCCGCCGAGACCTTCGACGGCTCACGGGTCATGGTCCAGGCCAACATCGAGCTGGTCGAGGAAGTGACCGCCGTGCTCGACAACGGCGGCGAGGGCGTGGGCCTGTACCGCACCGAGTACGCCTACCTCAACCGGACCACCCTGCCCACCGAGGAGGAGCTGGCCGAAAAGTACATCGACCTGGCCGCGATCATGTCCCCGCGCAAGGTGGTCTTCCGCACGCTGGACCTGGGCAGCGACAAGTTCATCGCCTCCTACGGCGAGCTCAACGAGACCAACCCGGCCATGGGGCTGCGGGCCATCCGCTTCTGCCTCAAGAACCCCCAGCTGTTCAAGACCCAGCTGCGGGCCATCCTGCGCGCCTCGGCCTACGGCAACGTCTCGCTCATGTTCCCCATGATCTCGGGCGTGAAGGAGGTCCGCCAGGCAAAGGCGTGGCTGGCCCAGGCCAAGGCCGAACTGCGCCGCGAGGGCGTGGACTACGACCCGGACATGCCCATCGGGACCATGATCGAACTGCCCGCGGCCGTGATGATCGCCGAGTTCCTGGCCCACGAGGTGGACTTCTTCTCCATCGGGACCAACGACCTGATCCAGTACTCCATCGGCGTGGACCGGACCAACCGGCACGTGTCCTACCTGTACCAGCCCCTGCACCCGGCCACCCTGCGGGCCATCAAATTGGTGGTTGACGCCGCGCACCAGGCGGGCATAGAAGTGTCGCTCTGCGGCGAGGTGGCTTCGGACCCGTTCTGCGTGCCCATCCTGCTCGGCATGGGCATAGATTCCATCTCCATGACCCCGCAGGCCATTCCCGGCATAAAGCGGATCATCCGGCAGACCAACATGCACGACTGCCGACTGTTGCTCAAGGACGTCCTGGAGTGCCGCACGGTCAGCCGCATCAACAACCTGGTGATGGACAACATCTTCAAGCACTTCCCGGAAGAAGTGACCTTCTTCTCCTCGCTGCTCGAAAACGACGAGCTGCCCAGCTAG
- a CDS encoding YraN family protein: MGFLTKLLSGRSKGGRPEHRGSPGEDAAAHHLKAQGYKVLDRNWRFHQWELDLVCRHRDTVVFVEVKTRRAGAMGAPGEALTRRKQARLIKAASHYLTAHDLWDEPCRFDLASVTDTGASLIVEIEENVFQLDGQRA; encoded by the coding sequence ATGGGATTCCTCACGAAACTGCTGTCCGGCCGGTCCAAGGGCGGCCGCCCCGAACACCGGGGCTCCCCGGGCGAGGACGCGGCCGCGCACCACCTCAAGGCCCAGGGCTACAAGGTCCTGGACCGCAACTGGCGCTTCCACCAGTGGGAGCTGGACCTGGTCTGCCGCCACCGGGACACCGTGGTCTTCGTGGAGGTCAAGACCCGGCGGGCCGGGGCCATGGGCGCGCCGGGCGAAGCCCTGACGCGCAGGAAGCAGGCGCGGCTGATCAAGGCCGCCAGCCACTACCTGACCGCGCACGACCTCTGGGACGAGCCCTGCCGGTTCGACCTGGCCTCGGTCACGGACACCGGCGCGTCCCTTATCGTGGAGATCGAGGAAAACGTCTTTCAACTGGACGGGCAGAGAGCATGA
- the bioB gene encoding biotin synthase BioB — MSLDSITRKALDGVLPSDAEIMFLIEQAPERLPELLGHAHRVRTAHLGRKVGLCAIVNAKSGTCSEDCAFCAQSGHHAADSPEYPLLSPDEIAEAAARAKAAGATRFGIVASGKLVGGRDLDGFEAAIRRVAALGMIPDLSPGILERGQLTRLKQAGLRGYHHNLETSATHFPRMCSTHRYEEDVDAVRAGLDAGLYVCSGGIFGIGETWDDRVELALLLRELGVPSVPMNFLTPIPGTPLEGRAPLSPEEALAIVALYRFLLPDRQLRICGGRPTVFGTNRQRELLTAGASGLMVGDYLTTRGGDAASDLKDIRRAGLVPARE, encoded by the coding sequence ATGAGCCTCGATTCCATAACGCGCAAGGCCCTCGACGGTGTCCTGCCCTCCGATGCGGAAATCATGTTCCTTATTGAACAAGCGCCGGAACGCCTGCCGGAGCTCCTCGGCCACGCCCACCGCGTGCGCACCGCGCACCTGGGCCGCAAGGTCGGCCTGTGCGCCATCGTCAACGCCAAATCCGGGACCTGTTCCGAGGACTGCGCCTTCTGCGCCCAGTCCGGACACCACGCGGCCGACAGCCCGGAATATCCCCTGCTCTCCCCGGACGAGATCGCTGAAGCCGCGGCCCGCGCCAAGGCGGCGGGAGCGACCCGGTTCGGCATCGTGGCCTCGGGCAAGCTGGTCGGCGGGCGCGACCTGGACGGCTTCGAGGCGGCCATCCGCCGCGTGGCGGCCCTGGGCATGATCCCGGACCTGTCGCCGGGCATCCTGGAGCGCGGCCAGCTGACCCGGCTGAAACAGGCCGGGTTGCGCGGCTACCACCACAACCTGGAGACCTCGGCCACGCATTTCCCCAGGATGTGCTCCACCCACCGCTACGAGGAGGATGTGGACGCGGTCAGGGCCGGGCTGGACGCCGGGCTGTACGTCTGCTCGGGCGGCATCTTCGGCATCGGCGAGACCTGGGACGACCGGGTGGAACTGGCCCTGCTCCTGCGCGAACTCGGCGTGCCGTCCGTGCCCATGAATTTCCTGACGCCCATCCCGGGCACCCCGCTGGAAGGGCGCGCCCCGCTCTCCCCGGAGGAGGCCCTGGCCATCGTCGCCCTGTACCGCTTCCTGCTCCCGGACCGCCAGCTGCGCATCTGCGGCGGGCGGCCCACGGTCTTCGGCACCAACCGGCAGCGCGAGCTGCTCACCGCCGGGGCCAGCGGCCTGATGGTCGGGGACTACCTGACCACCAGGGGCGGCGACGCGGCCTCGGACCTTAAGGACATCCGCCGGGCCGGACTGGTCCCGGCAAGGGAGTGA
- a CDS encoding biotin transporter BioY gives MAHGEPRGDGPGFPLPQSPLADLHRLVWTALMAALIGAGAYLIVPVGPVPVSMQPFFIFLAGYLLGPRHAVLAMGLYLLAGIVGLPVFAGGKSGLGYLLGPTGGYLIGFLGTALICGLARNREGGLPWARGVLAGLAGVGLAYLTGAVWLKSVLSLTWTKAVALGVLPFIPWDVLKVAVALACARHLLRLGLTPGRR, from the coding sequence ATGGCCCACGGCGAACCGCGCGGCGACGGACCCGGCTTCCCCCTGCCCCAATCCCCCTTGGCGGACCTGCACCGGCTGGTCTGGACCGCGCTCATGGCCGCGCTCATCGGGGCCGGGGCGTATCTCATCGTGCCTGTCGGCCCGGTGCCCGTGTCCATGCAGCCGTTCTTCATCTTCCTGGCCGGGTACCTGCTTGGGCCCCGGCACGCGGTCCTGGCCATGGGACTCTATCTCCTGGCCGGAATCGTCGGCCTGCCCGTGTTCGCGGGCGGCAAGTCCGGGCTCGGCTACCTGCTCGGCCCCACCGGCGGCTACCTGATCGGTTTTCTGGGCACGGCCCTGATCTGCGGCCTGGCCCGCAACCGCGAGGGCGGGCTGCCGTGGGCGCGCGGCGTGCTCGCCGGGCTGGCCGGTGTCGGCCTGGCCTACCTGACCGGCGCCGTCTGGCTCAAGTCCGTCCTCTCCCTGACCTGGACCAAGGCCGTGGCACTGGGCGTGCTGCCCTTCATCCCCTGGGACGTGCTCAAGGTCGCGGTCGCCCTGGCCTGCGCCCGGCACCTCCTGCGGCTGGGCCTGACGCCCGGCCGGCGGTAA
- a CDS encoding biotin transporter BioY, whose protein sequence is MKTTPLTDIHRLTWTALMAALIAAGACVNLPIGPVPVSMQTFFVALAGFVLGPRRGALAVGLYLLAGAVGLPVFAGGRSGLGHLFGPTGGFLVGFAAYAIIAGLARTDDGISWARGFVFGILGMVLLFLMGAAWLKFSLNLTWTRAWALGVAPFLLWGLIKTSLAVIAGRYLVRAGLLPASA, encoded by the coding sequence ATGAAGACCACCCCGCTGACCGATATCCACCGCCTGACCTGGACGGCGCTCATGGCCGCCCTCATCGCGGCCGGGGCCTGCGTCAATCTGCCCATCGGCCCGGTGCCCGTGTCCATGCAGACCTTTTTCGTGGCCCTGGCCGGGTTCGTGCTCGGCCCAAGGAGGGGCGCCCTTGCCGTGGGCCTGTATCTCCTGGCAGGAGCCGTGGGATTGCCCGTGTTCGCGGGCGGCAGGTCCGGGCTCGGCCACCTCTTCGGCCCCACCGGCGGCTTCCTCGTCGGCTTCGCGGCCTACGCCATCATCGCCGGGCTGGCCCGCACCGATGACGGCATATCCTGGGCGCGCGGGTTCGTCTTCGGCATCCTGGGCATGGTTCTGCTCTTTCTCATGGGCGCGGCATGGCTCAAGTTCTCCCTCAACCTGACCTGGACCCGGGCCTGGGCCCTGGGCGTGGCTCCGTTCCTCCTCTGGGGGCTGATCAAGACCTCGCTGGCCGTGATCGCCGGCCGGTACCTGGTCCGCGCCGGGCTTTTGCCCGCCTCGGCGTGA